In Lolium perenne isolate Kyuss_39 chromosome 5, Kyuss_2.0, whole genome shotgun sequence, the sequence TGTGATAGAAACACCGCAAATAAACATCCTCCTACGCTCCTTGTTGGGATACGAAATAACCGGAAATAATACGTCCACAAAAATATGCATTAATGACCATGTGTTCTTGCAGGCCATCAAAATGTTCCaaaaacattacagatgcacaaatcGCTAgtacaaaaagaagaagaaaaaacaaaagctCCTATTATTCTGATCAAAATCTTGCAGTTTCTATACAAACCATTACCATGACACCATCTGGAGTCCGCGGTTGCAAGACAATGTATTTAACAAGGCTATTGCCAGACATGGCCGATTAATGTCACACCATTGATTTTTACCATGGAAGAAGTCCACGCTCTCAAAACGATGTCTTCAACAAGACCATTGCCAGACACATCCAATTAAGATCATACATTAAATTTTCACCTTGTACTCCTCTTATGCTGCCGCCCCTGCTTGCCAATGCTGTTGCTGCAATTCAAGAAAGACCAAACAAAGTTCTCATCGCCTCGAAGATACAATCCTCCATTACTAGACCTCAAACCTCAACCGCCATGACATTCTTCACCACTATTTTCTCCTTGAAAATCGAAAACCAACATGACCCATGATAGCAAGATACAACGAAGGTTCGTGACACCCCGTCCCGGAGCCACAGGGCCAGAAATTTGGGTGCACACGACCGAATTCTATCTTATCCAACAATCTACATGGATCGCAAAGGATATCGCCGGTGGAGACTTCCGGAACTTGTCACCGGCCAGATCAATGAGGGAAGGCATAAAGCATAACACTGTCTTGACGCGAAGAACCCAATGGCCATCTCCTTTATTATGTAAATCGGCAGGCCCccacgccgcccctcgccggctTCCAACAATTGAAGGGAGATCTGAGCGGGCACTGCCATCTCCAACCGCACCACACGGTGGTGAGGACTGAGGCGCACCAAGTCCCCTGATCTAGGCGTCGTTCCACTATAGCAATCGCCGAAAAAACTCGAGCCCGCCGCTCTGACATCCCTCTCCGCCCGACGAGCCACGCCTTCGAGAGCCGCTGCGGAGCCCTAGCCGGAGATCCCAACACACGAGAAGGGATAGGCCTGCGTCGCTACCAGTCACGCTCGGGGTTGAGATCCCACCACCGTCATATGCCGAGCAGCCTTCTACCGACGgcatcctttggcgatggtgtggATATCGGCTagaggggaggggggggggggggggacggcGGCTCTACTATTCTTCCCGAGCCTGTGGCGCGGAGACTCTCCCTCACATGTTTTATCTATCACCTGCCTCCTTCAGTTCACGCATTCTATGTACAAATCAAGGCTCTTCTTCGCGCAAACTCACGAGTAATATCTTGGGAACAAACACAGCAAGAAACAAAGATCTTCAATATTTCATTTTTTCTGCTCTGTGCTAGAAGTGATATATGAATATATGATTGGTATGGTATGTGGACATGTGTGGTGTGGACATACACACAAACAGGAGCACGTTCGTGTGCTACTCGATCACGTGTCTTGTGTACGTAGGTAGCTTGCTCGACTCTGAAATCTGAATGCCACCCAACGAGCGCTCGTCAATCGTCATGACCACGCCCTCTCGCCGTGCAAGGCTCGCCGCCGCGTGAGGCTCCGAATCCAGCTCCGGCCGCCGCGCCCTTTCGCCCGCTGATGCTCCGCCGCGTGGCACACCGCCGTCGATGATGCCGCCTCCTTGCCGCTGACCGACGCCCTCTTCCAACGCGCCAGCTGCAGCAGCCGCCCCACCACCTGCTTCCGCCACCGTGCAGCCCCGCCACGCTTCGCGTGCTCCACAACCGCCGTCGTCGCCTTGTACGCGCTCTTGTCGGCGGCATGCGGCATCGTCGGCTTCTGGTTCTGGGTGTCCACCCACGTCGCCTTCCCGTTGTCCTCGAACTTGATCGAAATGAAAGAATCTGCAATATTTTTAATGGATCCACCGATGAGCAAATCAGAAAACACGGAACGAAACCGATTTAACGATCGATCCGCGCTCGCGTGCGTACCGTCAAGGCTCGCGACGGAGGCGGTGTCTTCGCCGTCGTCGTCCTCCCAGTTATTGTCGTCGTTGCCGTGGACGACGGCATCGTGTGTGTGgtgccgggaggaggaggattcgatGCGGTGGAGCAACGAGGAGCCCAGCGCCAAGACGGAGACGATGCTGCTGGTCCTCACGCGCCGGAGCGCCTTGCCGTAGGGCCGCGCCGACAGGTAGCTTGCGCCGTCGGCCGGCGCGCTCGCGCGTCCGCCGCCCTGCTTCGAggcgaggatgaggaggaggcgcTCCCGGAGGCAGTGGGCGCATACGCCCACCAGGAGCTCCCTCGGGTGGAAGTAGCACATCAGGGTGCCGTCGGCGCCTTGTCCTTGATCTCCGCCACCGTGGCCATGATTGAACACGTTGCTCATGGCGCGCGCTCCCCTCGGTCGCTCAGCTGCTACGTACGGCTAGTAGATACGTGCTGCTGATGGCATGCAGAGCGGAGCGAGTAGCTAGGTAGCTAGTGCAAGTAAACGAAGCTATGATATATATGATACTCCTATGCAGATCAACTTTCTGCAATCTCTTATTCAGAGTTGAGATCCTGGAGATGATAAGGAGAAGGAGAGACTACTGTTTGGGCAGCTTGTTGTACTCTGCCTTTATTGGACCAAGGAGACAGTGGAGTGGCCCCTGATGGCTGACAGTCAGGCATGCATGGATCTAGCTCCTAGCAAAGACCTAACTAACAACACATGCATGTTTAATACTAGTTAATTGTGTTTTCCATGAATTAATATGTTTTCACAACTTATAATTATGAAAAAAAACGTATAGTTGTGCATTGTACTCAATACTTTTACAAATTACATTTTATATTATTTTCTGTCAAATTTGACTTTACAAAGTTTGATAAAATATGTTGAAAAACATAAAGATCCACGATATGAAATGCATaccacatgatatttatattccaTGATAGTTATAAAATTACCGATTGAACATTGGAAGATCGATTGCTATAGACTGGGTCTTGCTTTATAAAGTTTAGCTTGACCAGTGCTCAAACATAGGATAATTTGGAAAAAAAAATGGGGTATTGAATTTTAGAAAACCAGGTGACCAAGGACGACCAGGCTCCAAAAATGGACACGCGATCTCATTAAACTTGCAGGTGCCAGGCTATAAATTGACATACTAATTGATAACCTAGTTTAATCAAATCGTCATATGATCGATCCCAAACAATTCGGTTAGAATGAATtaagataataataataataatccgATCTATAATACTCATTCATTCAATTTTCTTCTTTACTCATTCATTCAATTTTCTGTAAGTTATATTTCAGATTTAACATCTTAGTCATCCATCGAGGTCAACTTCTTATTAATGTAAGTGAAACTTTGGATTTTCAAAAGTAGAGTAGCTGTGGAATTTCTGTACTTCTTGAAGACCATGCATATGGAGGACGTCAATAATTTGGGAAGCTAATGAGTCTTCTTTTTTTACCTATTAATTTTCCTGTTTGCCCTACTTGCTGGCATATGACTAAAAGTATTATATTAATATATGAATCAGTAATTTCGAATTAATGTTTCCTTCAATTTCCACCATCGTTTTTGTCACCACTTTTTGTCCTACAAGGATCGTCTACCTGCATGCCACCTTCATAAGAGCATGCCACATAAAAATACatgttttttttaattcttactcCACTAGCACATGAGGCTGCTTTGATTTCAGCGTGCAATGTCTAACTTCATTGATATTAGTTGATCTTGAGCATGCTCGATCTTCATCTTTCAGGAATGCTCTCATCGTTAATTTAATGGATTGATATCCATCAAAAAATGGTCTATTTCCTCACATTTTTCTCTTGCCTGTTGTGCTCTGACGGTAGGCGCGGTACTTCGCTGGCTCTATTTGAAATGTAACGATTATTTGCACTTCGACTTCCTTATTGACAAATTGCATGTGTAGACTGCCATTGATCAATCCCATTGTCATAGGGCAGTACTAAATTTACAATGGAGTTGTCAGGCTTTTGAACCTTGCTCTACAAGTTGAAGTTTGGATTTTCAGTTAATCATATCCTTTCAATTTATTAGCTGATGGACTACCACCTATGGTTACAGCCTACCAAGTTACTATATAAAGATATTTTTTGTTAAATTTAGCACGGCTGAAATCATTGAGTATGTAAACTTATTATTTGTATGTACTTTTTTATGTGGAAAAGAACCATACATCAATGTAAGAGTTGGCGAACATGGTTGTATTAAATTAATACTATTAATCTTACTATCGCATTGGCATTGTGCACTTCTTTCATCTTATGTATATTTTTTCTACTGATCATGCCGCAGCaatgcgcggggtatcatctagtataAATAAGAAGTTCATCCTCATTAACCTATTTCTCTTAACATGCAGCTATGCCACAccattattttattttctttcatTTTAACAGAAATcatcttttttcgataaaggacgcTTTattatttaaacaattttaagcaTTACACTCAGCCGCTGCATAACAAGATGCACATAGCCGTTTATAGGTCCACAAATTCAAAGATATACTCCGAGAAGGTACATAAAAAAGGTGAATATCCCGACGGCTAAgctactgatggcgtgtaactcacacgttcgttgggaaccccaagaggaaggtatgatgcgcacagcagcaagttttccctcagaaagaaaccaaggtttatcgaaccaggaggagccaagaagcacgttgaaggttgatggcggtgggatgtagtgcggcgcaacaccagggattccggcgccaacgtggaacctacacaacacaaccaaagtactttgccccaacgaaacagtgaggttgtcaatctcaccggcttgctgtaacaaaggattaaccgtattgtgtggaagatgattgtttgcagaaaacagtagaacaagtattgcagtagattgtatttcagtaaagagaattggaccggggtccacagttcactagaggtgtctctcccataaaataaacagcatgttgggtgaacaaattacagttgggcaattgacaaataaagagggcatgaccatgcacatacatattatgatgagtatagtgagatttaattgggcattacgacaaagtacatagaccgccatccaactgcatctatgcctaaaaagtccaccttcaggttatcatccgaaccccctccagtattaagttgcaaagcaacagacaattgcattaagtatggtgcgtaatgtaatcaacaactacatccttagacatagcatcaatgttttatccctagtggcaacagcacaacacaaccttagaactttctgtcaccgtcctgtgtgtcaatgcagcatgaacccactatcgagcataaatactccctcttggagttacaagcatctacttggccagagcatctactagtaacggagagcatgcaagatcataaacaacacatagatataactttgataatcaacataacaagtattctctattcatcggatcccaacaaacgcaacatatagaattacgtatagatgatcttgatcatgttaggcagctcacaagatccgacaatgatagcacaatggggagaagacaaccatctagctactgctatggacccatagtccaggggtagactactcacacatcactccggaggcgaccatggcggcgtagagtcctccgggagatgattcccctctccggcagggtgccggaggcgatctcctggatcccccgagatgggatcggcggcggcgtctctggaaggttttccgtatcgtggctctcggtactgggggtttcgcaacggaggctttaagtaggcggaagggcaggtcaagaggcggcacgagggccccacaccacagaccgcgcggccaagggggccgcgccgcctagggtgtggcccctcgtggcccctcttcgtctcttcttcggacttcggaagcttcgtggcaaaataggaccctgggcattgatttcgtccaattccgagaatatttcgtta encodes:
- the LOC127298471 gene encoding uncharacterized protein; the encoded protein is MSNVFNHGHGGGDQGQGADGTLMCYFHPRELLVGVCAHCLRERLLLILASKQGGGRASAPADGASYLSARPYGKALRRVRTSSIVSVLALGSSLLHRIESSSSRHHTHDAVVHGNDDNNWEDDDGEDTASVASLDDSFISIKFEDNGKATWVDTQNQKPTMPHAADKSAYKATTAVVEHAKRGGAARWRKQVVGRLLQLARWKRASVSGKEAASSTAVCHAAEHQRAKGRGGRSWIRSLTRRRALHGERAWS